The window CACAGCCACAGACTCTGTTGTTAATGTCCAGCAGAAGCTGATGCTCATACTGTCGCACAAACATACACTTAACATCCACACACTGCTCAATCACTCCATTCAATCCACTAACACTCGAAAGCACTGTATTTCCACTGAGAGAGGCCGCTGCAATCGCCAGTCGCGCCGCCATGTTGGCAGGAAGCAACCAAGCACCAAGGAGCCTCCATGCAAAATGAAAGAGGTGGGCAGCATTTCtgttacttgtatttaaaatatgtttttcatttactttGGATATTTCATAATCTGTAAATAATTTTAGAAgaaaattcaaatgtaatttgaaACAAGGCGCTTTAAAGTCCAGTCAgtagttttgtattttcaaaattcCCCCTAAAAAGTCTTTCTCAATTATTCATAAAACTAACAATAAAAAGTCTTGGTCAAAACCTAGTGTATTACTGGACTGTGTACGAAAGAATTCAAGGCTTTTGCTTAGAAGTAGTATTTCAACTTGAACCAGGAAGTGGCAGCATTCAGTCAGTCTCAGACTGATGGGCTTTCATTCTAGCATTAATGGTGCAGTCAAGCCCAAAAAATTCTAACTAAACTACACAATTAAAACTAAACATCATTCTGATCAAGCTTCTTTGTGCACGCTTTAACATAACCCTCTCTTCAGTAGCCATCGGTGATGTACATCCTGATGTGAACAAGCAgcagcctccagggctgaaaaattaagccagcACTGAGGTGCAAGAAACTGCatttccttgaatggccacttaagGCTGGCTCCACATGCAAGTTAGTCCTCATAGACATCCATGTTACGACATTATATCAGTTCTTTGCACAGCAATACCATATTTGCAAaaattacaaagtctgccacaatgtTGCTGGgattcactggaccacagatgatttgtcatttgttaaagtCTAAACAGGACGTGAAAGCTTTTCTTCTCTGCAAgttctttgttcttcaaacaaagatGGCCATTTCGCCCTTTTCTCCACAGGATGCCATTCTTAGACCTCAGTGAGAGACCAGTCTTCAAACCTGATTGGACAGCACTTTTACAGtgtcatgtgactctgtgatgtcaccaggcaAACTGTGAGAGAATTTCTGCTCTCTCACAcagtcttcctcttcctcctgagcTATTGACCAGCTCCTGTTACTCCTGGTCCCTTGACCGGCAAAGATGCCCTCCACTTCCTGAGCTGTCGACCAGCTCCGACTCCTGAAATTGCTCTACAGACTTTTCTCCTAAGACAATCTTGCCCTCGGTCACAGCAGGAGCAAAACCTTGGAATATGAGAAGATAGTGTGCtgaacacaaggtttgcaactatctttccagcaacaaggaaaaCCAAGTTTAGTTAGCACCCTAACGTCTAACTCTGAAAGGACACCGAGCGACTGGCTTCCTCGGATCTGCACCTTCGGACACAACAGAGACTGCTTCTGAAACAACATCTCTTTCCAGCTTTCCTCTGCCggctaacaaaagcagcacaccacaaagCGACTCTTTCTTCTATCCATTCCATGATTGGGAATGCAACAACTGGGCAAAGTGTTATTACAGTTTTACAGGTTAAGTAAGTCTGTTTAACTTTGCCAATTGTGATTTAAttctgtttattgagttattgttgtgattgtttgcagttggGTTATTAGTTAGTTGGCTTCGCTAAAGCTAAGTGAGGTTAGTTTGCCAATGGTTTTCACAGACAGAGTATGCAACTAAACAACCTCTGCACTAATCAAGATCctttgtgtcacacacacacacacacacacacacgcaaacagacGACCAAACGCATGATTCACTCTGGGGTTGCACCtggcaaagataacaaaaacatcagttaatgtaatgttaacaaAACTGTActggggtcatccctatgtttcctgggttctatgttccccacttaaccctgcaaaaaaagcttttatgttccccgcttacacaaaaagggtggGGCAACacagaacccgggaaacatagaaccctggaaacatagaaccctggaaacatagatacgctcccacTGTACTAACTtaggggcacacacacacacacacacacacacacacagaggcttgTGTATATTAACCCTCTACTGCATAGCATTGCCCTCAGGCAACAAACCACATTTTCAGACctcacactggccctttaaaagaaaacaaaatgtttttttcaaataatgTTACCAGACACATTTCTGGTTAATGAAATGATGAGTTGAAGGTGGTGTGCCATTCATTTGGGGGCGGGAAACCCCCTTTCAGGAAGCAGCACCACATGGGACAGATCGCCACTAGTAGGTAAgataaatatcactattttacatgtttacattgaaataactgtacataaaaaaatacttgcatgtgcatgaacatgtaaataaGTATATTTGATTGTTTGAgtacttattttgtttttatttatacagtaaaactgtttattttcattcGTCGCCTCAAGGCAACACTGTGCAGTTAGCCCAATTTTTTTCAGGCAATATAATGCATTAGCATATGTGTGTAGAGATGtgtttgtatgcatttaaatgatcatagtcaatgttttttactttacaaTCTACTGATACTTACAGGACATGGACATAAGaacattttacagcagaaagcagcaggaATGTGCAGTTAGGGACATTCCCTCAGAGTGTGAGGACAGTGAGCtgtctgacagtgacagtgagggAGTGGATCAGGAAGAATGGATCCCTGAGTCAGGTTTGAGGGACACTTAGGGGCTCAAGGGTCAGTTAGGGGTCAGTTGGTAaaataattgtgtgtgtgtgtgtgtgtgtgtgtgtgtgtgcgcgcgcgtgcgtgcgtgcaagTGTTCCCGTTGCATTTACTTCTTTCTAATATGtgcttcctttttcttcttttcaggaGAAAACCAGCCTCAAGACAGCGAGtctgagacagaggaagagcaaGGAGATGAAGGTGAAGAGGAGGGTGAAGTGTCTCACCTCCCAAGATGGAGAAAAGTCCACAACGCCAGCATCAATGCCTACCCAGAGTGACAGGGCCAGCTGCCAACAGTTGATGTTGACatgaaatgtatgaaatgttgacatatgaaatttatgaaatgtttacattgtttatttgttgtttgtttatttgtttatgcttGTTCCATTAATAAAACTTATTATAGAAAACCTTGGTGTTTTATTACCCTCGTCGCACAATGTTGCCTTGAAGCAACAAACCAATATTTGTTTGGGGGGGGCTGGGGGGTCAAATTTTGTGATTGATGTATTATCAGGGACCCCAAAGCTCCCCCAAAATAgggtgaaatatttttttcccaaaaaattaaaaagtcatgCAGTAGAGGGTTAAGTtcagagtttgtgtgttttgttgctttgcttCCTTTATGAATACATATattgaatgaatagtcaacctctgctatgTCAAGAACTCCAAACTCCTTCAGACTTTGTTATTAATTCCGTTATggttattaatgttattatcaaTCAAAATTCCAAATAGATAGTTCATTGCactttatgagactgatatcattAACTGGCTATCAATTTTTCCAGTGCAGTTAACCCCCCCTCAGCATAAAAATGAGCCTtgtcacaccacaaaaactgctcaggaatggcccgacGAACGTGACAACAAGCTAAAGTTACTTTGCCCAtagcagtgtttgggtgggtggagggtgtcaagtggcatccacatacATGCCATGACCAAAGGTCTCctagcagaacattgcactgtgacaaaatgatcaatgtcttctcctgttaggggttgcggaaagactggagcctgtcccagctggcATTGGGTCTCAGtcaatcacagggctgacaaatagagacagacaagccattcacgctcacactCAATTTACAGTCACCGTCTTGGTCTGTGGGAGGAAATCAGAGTACCCATAATGCATTCAccagtcatatatatatatactgtatatatactgtgtatacatgtatatataatcgcctcacacttggctgcaactCACCCCAGTGAGTGCTGGAGGTCACAGCCAGATGAAACCAAGAGCACCACACTGTCTACAAAGAGGAGAGTCGCATTCCGGAGGTCCTCGGACACTCTCTTGCCCTCAGTTGTGCCCTGAGATCCTATCCATCAACGTCACAAACACAGGTGGTTACAAGAGACAACCTACCAACAACCCACAGGAACCGTGTCTGATTTTGTACCAAGAGTAGTTtggttatataaaaaaaacctaatGGCGTGTAGCAAGGGTCCCAGTATCTTATACCCCTGCAGTACCCCCCACAGGACTGCCCTGGGGACACAGTCCTACGCCTTTTCTAAGTCCATAAAACACATGTTATACAGCCAAGAAAGAATGCACATTGCTCCTCATGGATCTGTGGTTTGCCATCAGACATAGCCTCATTTCCAGTACCCTGCAGTAATGTTTGTCATGAATGCTGAGCAGTGTGATTAAACCTGATGATTGGTGTACAATTATTGGTGTCCTTCTATAAAATTGAGAACCACCTTCCCGGTCTGCCACTGTGCTGGAACTGTCACGACCACCACGCAATACTACAGAGGTGTGTGAGACAATATCAATCCAGATCCCTCAGCATCTGAAGCTAATGTCAACCAAACCTGGGCCCTTGCCACTAAGGAGCTTCTTGACTATCTGATTTCTACCAGGAATATGTGTGAACTATCCACTAATCTTCAAACTCTGCCTTCTCTACAGAGGACATGTTGGTGGGGTTCAGGAGTTCTTTAAAGTGCTCTCTCCACCATTTGACAATCTCTTCAGTTTAGATACACACTTTTCATATCCTGCCAACAACAGCCATGTGTCAAGCCCTGTTTTCCTTTCCTAAGTCCTCTTATGGTGTGCCAGAACTCTCCTAAGGCCAACTGAAAGACCTTTCTTTATAGCCTCCCCAAACTCATCCCACACTTAGGTTTTTGTTCTGGCAACCATTGCCCACAATGGCAGCCCCTCTGGCCCCTCAGTACTTATCTGTTGCTTTATGAGACCCAGCCGAGGCCAAAAGGCCTCCTTTTTCTGCTTGACAGCCTCCTTCACCTGCCCAAGCACCAAATATCAGACAGGTAAAGTTAGCAACTACGTAGTGAACAAAGTCAAGCATTTGGCAGCTAAatagttggtggagaccaaacagagctaaaaggaggaTCAATGTCAGACTTACATTGATCAGGTACAACAGCCATATCAGCTTTATAAGGTGATGATGTTCTGTGTAATGCTTGTTTCATTGcccccatccatccatccatccattcatccattgtcatccgcttatctggggccaggtcACTGGGGCAGCAGTCCAAGCAGAGCactccagatgtccctctccacAGCAATGTTTTCCAGcacctcctggaggaccccaaggcgttcccaggccaggtGAGATATGAAAttcctccagcgtgtcctgggtctgccccggggctcCCTACCAACAGGAcacgcccaggaggcatcctggtcAGATGccagaaccacctcaactgaccccccTTCTATggaaaggagcagcagctctactccgagctccctccggttGAGCAAGCACCTTACcccatctctaaggctgagccaaGCCACCCCATGGACAAAACCCATTTCtgccgcttgtatctgcaatctaGCACAGCGACCGGATtgcatgctccattctaccctcactcgggAACAAGAACCCaaaatacttgaactccctcactttAGGCAGTAACTCTCTGCCAGCctggagggggcaatccactggcttctggcagagaaccatggcctcggaTTTGGAGGTGCTGTCTCTTATCCCGACCACTTCACACTCAgttgcaaaccgccccagtgcatgcttgAGGTCATGGTATGATGAAGCCAATGGAGctacatcatctgcaaaaagcagagatacaattctgaggtccccaaactgatccccttcctccccccagcTGCACCTCGAGATCCTGTCTATGCATATCATAAACATGATCAGTAACAAAGGACAACCCTGGCAGAGGCCACACCCACTGAGAACGTGTTTGACTTTGCGCCAAGTAAGCAGacgcagctctcactttggtcatacagggaccaGATGTCTGGTAGCAACGAGCCCGGTACCCCATAGTCCCACAGTACCCCCCACAAGATCCCCACAGGGACGTGGTTGTAAGCCTtctccacaaaacacatgtaaactggatgggcaaactgcCATGACCCCTACAGTAACCTTGTAAGGGAAAAGAGGTGGTCCACTGTTCGACGGCCAGGACGGCAatcacattgctcctcctgaatccaAACTTCGACAATCAGTcggagcctcctttccagcaccctggagtaaactttaACCGGGAGGCTTTGCAGTGTGATACCCCGATAATTGGAACACGCCATCCAGTCCCCTTTTTTAATATTGGGGAACCACCACTCCGGGCTGCAACAGTGCAGGCATCATACCCGACCTCCACGCGACACTGAAAAGGcatgtcagccaagacagccaaacagtgtccagagccttcagcatctcaggacgaatctcatccacacctggTGCCTTGCCGCTGGGGAGCTTTTTGACTACTGAAGCAACCTCTGCCAGGGGTATTGCCGAGAGTTTCCCCAAGTCTTCAGGCTCTGCCTCCTCCACTGTGGATGTGATGGCCGGGTTCAGGAGTTCCTGTAAGTGCTTCTTTCACTGCCCAATTTTATCCTCAGTTCGGGTCAGCAGTTCTCCTTCTCTGCCgagcacagcctgagacaaACCCAAGAGGTTTATAAGGTGATAATGTTGTATGTAACACTTATTTCACTGCCCCTGAGAGGccctttaaacaaaacaaaacaaaacttgaaaAGTGCACTCAGATGCAGGTCAAGGCTGATCGCTGCCACTCTAGATGATTGATGATTCCAACAGATGTGGTGTAGCATGTTTAAGAAGAGTCTAACAAGCTAAGAAAAATATGtaacttgtttatttgtgacGAAGCTGTGGTGTGTTGCACAGAGCAATCTGAGTTCACTGTGTGTAATGTAATTATGAGgatgaatgcatttttaaaacacagccacaaatctttgatccacGTCATTCATGACTGAACTTTTAACAGCATTAGCTTTATCTGTCAACTACAGTATGTTAAAGtagaaaataacaacaatgaacaaaattaaaatagacaaacattaaaatgtttaactaCTATTCACTTACTTTGGGTTGAAACACCATGTGGTGGATGTAACAAAACTGGGTCGCAGCCATGATGGCCAGATCACAGTGCAGTAGCGCTCGGTGGAATTGGCCCCACCCTGCTCCCTTACTGTCAAGATGGTgtccaaaatgacaaaaaattgACTTATTTATATGGTATCCTGCCTAACTTTAGTCGATTATAACATATCAGATATCAAAATAATTTGCAGATGCTCCGGTTCAAAATAAGACCAAACATTtatatggatgtcagtttttaaacCACACTTTAACCCACACACCACACTCACTCTggcaaacataacaaaaaacattacagttaatgtaatgttaacagTACTGTTGTGGGGTATTTCAGTTTGCCTAAAGACTCTTATTTTCTAAATTTTTCATCACCTTTACCctgcattacttttcattttttaaaattataattatcaATTGTAAGTATAAATGCACCTCCATAATGTTCAAGGATTatgatacaaaaaaagaaagcctCACATTATTGAGAGCACAACTGAATATTCTTATCCAATAAGATATACAGTAAAGTTATTCAGAATGGGCTATGGCCGAGAACTGTTCATTGTTTGGACACCTTCTTCTTGCCCCACCTTGTAGGTCCTCAGAGATAAATCATCACTGCACTGCTCTTatgttctatttatttattttttttgtaaaggcTTCTCCAAAATGTATAAATACGAGTGTGAACTTTTAATTCACATTAAGGCACATATTAAGCCACCCCGTGGTTTAACTCTCTTAGACAATATGGTATCTGTGCAGAGGTGGCCAGAGAAGTGTTGGGCACTCTTACAACTGTTGCTGGTGGTGTCTGTCACTCAGGCTGAGGAGCTGGTTTGCAGACGGAGAGGGGATCCTGAGAACCCCCAGCTATCTAATGATGGAGACATTTTCTTAGGGGGAATCTTCTCTTTCCACAGAAGCTGGAAAACCAGACAGGACAACTACATGCACAAGCCACTGCCACTGCAATGCACCAGGTAAATAATACTGTTTAAATCTATTTAGGTTTTAATAACTTTGTGGAAGTTCGTAAAGATACAAATCAGGTACTACTGatgatataataaaatataaaaggtTTTCAAATTGAGTATTAAAATAAGGAACATTGCCTCTTGTATGTATTTATACCATGAATAGTTTTTATTTCCTGTGCTACTGTTGTATTCCAAGAATAAATTGTTTGCAGTTCCAATATTTATATCTATCAACATCTAGTTTGAATTTTAGAGCTTTCCAGTATGCCCAGGCCATGCGCTTTGCCATAGCGGAGATTAATAACAGGACAGACCTGTTGCCTGGCATCTCTCTGGGCTATAAGATCTATGATTCCTGTCGCTCCATGGCCAGAGCTGTGAGGGTTACCCTGGCTTTGGCTGATGGTAATGAGGTGTTATCTGCACCCTCAAAAGCACCTTGTACAAGACCAGCTCAAGTGCAGGCCATTATTGGAGAgacctcctcttctccttccaTGGCTATAGCCACTGTAATGGCAAGCTTTCATATTCCAGTGGTGGGTAAGATTGTTCAAAATTAATTAATGAGATTCactttagttatttttttagttcagtcattttaatgtaaaCAGCAATTAATTGATAATTGAATATTGTTGGTTAATTATCAACACTGCAATATTTATGTTAATTTAACAGTTTATTGTTGCACATATTTAGTATTtcttcagattttaaatatttaaaatttaagaAATTGTTTGAAAAAACATGATATTGATGGACCAGATATTTGTAACCCTTTGTTAATGTATATTGATTGGTTTGTTAACTGTTTAAAGCCGTTATTTGGATGTTTATTAGACAGttgcaactgatgattttaaTACTTTGGAAAATGGTTAGTAAATATTGTGTAGGGCATCTACAAAATATGCAAGATTATATTGGACAACCATATAATGTTTACAGAtggtttaaaaaacattattaaCCATTAAGAAAGTGTTACGAATATCTAGTCTGatgttatatatatatcagttcatcatcattttcatcattttcagaGCATATATAGTGATaaagtgttaaaataaatatttatggcATTGCTAATAGTAAGCataattatttaatatttcattgtttgttaACAGTAACATTATTAAACTATTCACTGAATTacataaacaataaattgaCCTTTTATCAATAATGAGTATTATCGAGTGTTACCACATTGTAGTGTGCTGtgtacattttttatattttaattatttatctcaggatattgttttttttcttctagaTCAGCCCCTTTGCCACTTGTGCTTGTCTCAGTGATAAAACCAAGTACCCATCCTTCCTCAGGACAGTACCCAGTGACGACTACCAGAGCAGAGCCCTGGCACAGTTGGTCAAGCACTTTGGTTGGACTTGGGTTGGAGCTGTTAGAACAAATGATGATTATGGGAACAATGGCATGGCCACATTTATAGAAACAGCCCAGCAGCTGGGCATCTGTCTGGAGTACTCTGTGTCTTTCTTTAGAACAGATCCACCAGACAAAATGCAAAAGATAATTGACATTATCAAAGCTTCCACTTCCAAGGTGATTGTCACTTTCCTTGCCCTCGCGGATATTGTCATGCTAATGCATGCAATGTCTCACTACAACTTGACGAGGTACCAGTGGGTCGGTAGTGAGAGCTGGATCTTTGATCCCCAAACTGCAGCCATAGATAAGCATCACATTCTGGATGGTGCCATAGGCCTGTCTATCCCCAAAGCACATGTCAGTGGCATGAGAGAGTTCATGTTGGATGTGAAGCCTCTCAATTCATCAAGTAATGAATTGTTTACAGAGTTTTGGGAGAAATTATTCAGCTGTAAATTCAAGCAGTCAAAGTCGTCCACAGAGAATTTGAGAGGATGTACTGGACATGAAAATCTGACTGGAGTGCAGAACAGCTTCACTGATATGTCGCTCATGCCTATCTTAAACAACATCTATAAAGGAGTGTATGCTGTGGCCCACGCACTTCACAGCATTCTTAGttgtaacaaaacatgtaacatGAAGGTACAGCTAGATCCATATACGGTGAGttcataaataaattacaagACTATCATGGTGTATCTCCACCAGTCCTACAAGCTGTTTGTCAGATAATGATCTACATTGATTCATGTCTTTTTAGATTTTACAGCACATAAAAAGgattcatttcaaaacaaaggaaggagaggaagttTACTTTAATGAGAATGGAGACCCAGCAGCAAAGTATGAAATTATAAACTGGCAGCCAACAGAAAATGGCATTGTGGACTTTGTCATAGTTGGTTTTTATGATGCATCTTTAcctgcagacaaacagctgaATCTACAAAATAAGTCTTTAATTTGGGCAAACAATTCACAACAAGTAAGCTCATGTAATGTTTATATAgtctattttaaatgtttaaaagtgGATATGTTACAAGATGTTGTATCATAATGCTTGTTTAAGATGCATCAAACTGCATAACAGAACCTAAAAATAACAGCAACTTGTCAAAGTTGATGACAGCATATTTTGTCAtcgtcattttgtttttgcaggtgCCTGTGTCAGTTTGCAGTGAGAAGTGTCATCCAGGAACTCGCAAGGTACTCCAAAAAGGAAAGCCTGTCTGCTGCTATGACTGCTTAAGATGTGCAAATGGAGAGATAAGCAACATTACAGGTATAGTATCTCTCTTTCTGAAACTGTAATGAATGAGAGTGGGTGAaattgtgaaataaaacaaagcaaatacaaccaaaataaaactgtcataCGGCTATCCATTTATTATATGGTaattatgtactgtatgtcttcTATGCATGGAAACatgtctgtggatattctcatttattcaggtcatagttatctcaaggcaattgattATAAAGCAACTGGAATTAGTTTTGTCTGACCTAGCCAGACTTGTTCCAGCCTAGTCTGACAAGCATGAACTAATggagcctcttggataagaggtgaaacgtcttctaagacaaaacttaGTCCagtcgattcaattgccttgagatatgCATGGAAAATAAGCAATATTGAGACAAGAACCATCAAATGTACTGAGCAAGTCTGACACCtgctttaaaatcatttttcagATTCTATCACCTGTGTGCGATGCAACCCTGAGTTCTGGTCAAATGAGAGAAGAGATGCCTGTGTAAAGAAGGAGGTAGAGTTTCTATCATATGAAGAGATAATGGGAGCATTGCTCACTGCAGCGTCCTTGCTGGGAACATGCATCACTGCTGTTGTGGCATTCATTTTCTTCACATACAGGAAAACTCCTATTGTTAGGGCCAACAACTCTGAGCTGAGCTTCCTGTTGCTTTTCTCCTTgactctgtgtttcctgtgttctcTGACCTTTATCGGCCGGCCCTCTGAATGGTCCTGCATGCTGCGACACACAGCATTTGGGATCACCTTTGTTCTCTGTATCTCATGTGTTCTGGGGAAAACTATAGTGGTCTTAATGGCCTTCAGGGCAACACTTCCTGGTAGTAATGTGATGAAATGGTTTGGGCCTGCACAGCAGAGGCTCAGTGTTCTGGCATTCACTTTTGTACAAGTAATCATATGTATCCTCTGGTTAACAATTTCACCTCCTTTTCCATTCAAGAATTTTAAACAATTTAAAGACAGAATCATTTTAGAGTGCACTCTGGGTTCAGCTGTAGGCTTTTGGGCAGTTCTTGGGTACATCGGACTTCTGGCCATGTTCTGTTTTATTCTTGCTTTTCTGGCTCGGAAACTGCCTGATAATTTCAATGAAACCAAATTTATCActtttagcatgctaatattctGTGCAGTATGGATCACCTTTATTCCAGCATATGTCAGCTCCCCTGGGAAgttcagtgttgctgtggagatATTTGCTATTCTGGCCTCCAGTTTTGGACTGctcatttgtatattttttccaaaatgttatATTATCTTACTGAAACCTGAGAAGAATACAAAAAAGGAGATGATGGGGAAGGGggcaccaaaataaaaaaatcatcatagaAAATGCAATTAAAATTTTGACATAAGAATTAGAGATAACAGCTTTGAATACAACATGATCAAAAATTATATTAACTGATATGGTTTGAactatatatttcatttttatgtgtgtctgtgtgtgtttatgtgtgtatattttgtaCTATATTTACACTTTAAAGAAGTTGTaggcaacattcagagcattgacgtagcagcaaacaactattcgTTTTAAAAAGATACAGTAGAGTAACAGCGTCTCAAGCAGAGATTGAAGTTACGccccctctgtgtgtgctgtaaacTGAGCTTCTTTGTTCATAGTCATGGTGGCTGGTCTGGCTGTACGTGTATCTTAGTCCATTTGTCTGTGTTCCACTGgcattattgtcattattttccAAGCGTGTACTGCCTCATCTGAAATTTGCTTGGGGACGAAAAATGTTGCATCCCTCTGGCTCTGGGCAAACTGCAACTGCTCTGTACGTCACTTTCACCATCAACCTTTTatatcccttttttttttcaactgtgtGCCACATGGTGGCAGCAGGCGAAGGAAGGCTGTCCATGCGTCCCTTTTTAGGCAACAATTTCTAGTGTTCCCAGGTAAGATGAGATATGTACTCACTCCAGCATGTTCCGGGTCTTCGCCAGggtctcctaccagttggacatgcctggaaaacatcaaaagaaagcattGGCTTGACTCTTAGCTTCCTCTAAATGTCTGAGTTCTTCACCCAGTCTCGAAGAGTGAGCCCAGCCATCCTATAgcggaaactcatttcagccacttcacaatctcattctttcattcaCTGCCTAAAGTTCATGACCATCGGTAAGGGCTGAAACGTAAACTACTTGTTATTTCCAAAGCTTTGCCTTACAGCTCAGCTCCCTTTTGACCACGATATTGCAATGGCTCCATCATGCTGCACCAATCCGCCTTTCTATCCcacgctccattttaccctcagtGCTCTTTCATTTGGGGCCATAAATTCTAACCCAGGGGAAAAAATCCACCATCTTTCAGCAGcaaaccatggcctcagacctAGAGGTGCTGACTAATTCCAATCACTTAGCACTTAGCTCAGCAGTCTCGTGAATccaaaggaaaaaacatcatctaaatcaacagaaacacaacttGGAGGACCCCTGACTGCACACTCTGCTTCTATTGGCTGCG is drawn from Epinephelus fuscoguttatus linkage group LG5, E.fuscoguttatus.final_Chr_v1 and contains these coding sequences:
- the LOC125888226 gene encoding extracellular calcium-sensing receptor-like, yielding MHKPLPLQCTSLNFRAFQYAQAMRFAIAEINNRTDLLPGISLGYKIYDSCRSMARAVRVTLALADGNEVLSAPSKAPCTRPAQVQAIIGETSSSPSMAIATVMASFHIPVISPFATCACLSDKTKYPSFLRTVPSDDYQSRALAQLVKHFGWTWVGAVRTNDDYGNNGMATFIETAQQLGICLEYSVSFFRTDPPDKMQKIIDIIKASTSKVIVTFLALADIVMLMHAMSHYNLTRYQWVGSESWIFDPQTAAIDKHHILDGAIGLSIPKAHVSGMREFMLDVKPLNSSSNELFTEFWEKLFSCKFKQSKSSTENLRGCTGHENLTGVQNSFTDMSLMPILNNIYKGVYAVAHALHSILSCNKTCNMKVQLDPYTILQHIKRIHFKTKEGEEVYFNENGDPAAKYEIINWQPTENGIVDFVIVGFYDASLPADKQLNLQNKSLIWANNSQQVPVSVCSEKCHPGTRKVLQKGKPVCCYDCLRCANGEISNITDSITCVRCNPEFWSNERRDACVKKEVEFLSYEEIMGALLTAASLLGTCITAVVAFIFFTYRKTPIVRANNSELSFLLLFSLTLCFLCSLTFIGRPSEWSCMLRHTAFGITFVLCISCVLGKTIVVLMAFRATLPGSNVMKWFGPAQQRLSVLAFTFVQVIICILWLTISPPFPFKNFKQFKDRIILECTLGSAVGFWAVLGYIGLLAMFCFILAFLARKLPDNFNETKFITFSMLIFCAVWITFIPAYVSSPGKFSVAVEIFAILASSFGLLICIFFPKCYIILLKPEKNTKKEMMGKGAPK